A region of the Primulina eburnea isolate SZY01 chromosome 7, ASM2296580v1, whole genome shotgun sequence genome:
TGTTATTTTCTCCTTTGTCCCACCCCAAAAGTAAATGTAAGCAAAAAAAATTAGGCTGAATTTGGATTGATGGATTTGATGGATAGATTTAAGATGACACTTACCACAAACACTATTAAAATTGTACAACTTAATCTACTTGAATGTTGCTCCAAGCAAGACaaggaatttgaaatcaattggtTTGAAATTCATTATCTCAAATTCATTCATCCAAGCACAACCGGAGTTCGAACTTGAGTTTGAGTCATCTTTGAATCAAATTTCAATCGAGACAGCTCTTGTCTGAATTCGTTTGAGCATGTCTTCCTTTTTGCCTTCACCAGTACACATAACGAGATAACCAAAGACGCAGCTTTTTGAGAAGGACGAGGATTTGTTTCTAGTTCTTCCTTGAGCTGAAGTTGCCaagtttttaaaataacatgTTATGTTAAAACTTACAGGATAGTCCCGCTTCAAGCCCGTGTTGCTTTCATGTCAATGGCATCCGTATTTTGGAATTTCTGCTTGTCCACTACCATAAACAAGTGACTTCTGCTGCCAGATTTTGATCCATGGTCCTCTGCGTGATTGTTTAAACATCAGGTATTCCCTCAAAAGCCGAAACATGGGCACCAAATTACACCACTTTCTTTAATTGTTCATTTTTACTTCATTATTGTGTAGGCCTGAAGCCGAAACTGAGTGTTTTGGACGAGAAAACGATCAATGCCCATCTTGTCCGGAATTGAACTTTGTTCACGACAAAACTGGGTTTCGATTTGGCCAGCCAAACATCAGATTTTGAATCGTTACTTTTTCTTGTCGGATGTTGCTACAAAATTCATGCACGACTTTTACATTAGACGTTCTTTGTGCGAAcacaaatataatttattattggCAACTCAGGATATCTACTTTTATGGCCTTCATTACATGTCTCGGGGCATCAACATTTTGAACGAACATTATCCAAGTTCACAACTCCAATTACAGACTTATGCTCAACATATTATCTTTAGATAAACTATAAGTCATCGACTACGCTCAGCATATTTTGTTCATCCTAAAGGGAAGACGAAAAAAATACCCTTAATTCTTTCTTTAAATCTTGAAACTCAAAACTTCATTGCTATTTTTCAGTCctatatcatattttaattcaaaatAGTTCTCTTtcgtttttatgattttaataataCACGAATTTTTTAATATGAGGTGCAGATAAATAGAATGATATAATAAACAAAtagtttaaataaaaaaataattttactgaAATGGTTttgtaattaaatatattttatttaagtgaataaattaaaattaatcacGTATAGATATTGTGAAATTTAATTTTGGCAAAGATTTTTGTTTGTCATTTTTTTTCTTACTTGAAATTAGTAAATGCTTTTAACTATTATATTagtattttgaataattttaaaagaaaataaggaTAATTTCATTGTAACAGATTATGTCTGTAAACAATTTTATCCTATCCATATTTATTACCAAGTATATTTTTTCTAGAACTAGAACTAACGTGTCTGTTCTTctagaaaaatgaaaaatgaaaaatgaaaaatgaaaaatgaaaaaatattccAACATTCTCTAGCTTACAGGTGATTAGAGATGTAAACCAACTGATTTACGTCCTGAAATCAGGCTGAAAATGGCATTAAATGACAAAAGGAGAAGGGAGAAAAATTAGCCACGCTTCCAATTCCAAACCACATCCATTGCCTCTAAATTCCATTCCTCTCAACTGTTCCACCCCTCAAGTTCAATCGCTCTTTCGCCAACCTCAACTGTCTCTTCCTGCTTGGTATGTTTCTTAATCGCATGAAGCTTTCTTGATTTTGTTAAgaatttttggtttttttttgttAACCTTTGTTGTTTGATTGTTCTTAGTTCAGTTCAACAATTTTAAGCATTCAGCTATATTGTTATGTGAATCCAGTGTTTTTATTGGTTTATCTTTGCTTTCTTGACTGTTGTTGGTTCGGTTCTGAGGTTGGATTTGTACAGCCGGGTTAGTTTGGTTGTGTTTAAGGTTTACTCCGTCTCCCCTGCTAATTCTTGGTGggttttaagtaattttttcaGTAGGTTTTGAGATTAAGAGGAGTAATTTCCAGTATGTAAATTGTTCTTCtgattgtatatttttttgTGTTTCTTTTCGGAGAATAAATATCAGGGACGTGTCAGGAATTTAGATTAGGATAGATTTAATTTTAGTTGAAATAGCAATTTTTAATCTGAAATAATTGAATGCTGTTTTTACTGGAAATTCACGCCTCTGTTAACAATGCTTGATTAGATATAATATTGGTTCAAATTAATCCTTCTTGATATTCTGATctgttttgatttatttttattttcttcattCTATTTTTTTAAGAAGAGTATGATCACTGTTTATAGCTCTATGAGGAAGTTTCACCACTGGTATCGCTTATCATACTCGTTGCATAATTGGTCATTGCTTTGATACTCAAGTTCAACAATCATTCTGTATATCAACCAGAGTTCTTGAAGTCTGTATTAACTTTAGAGGATGAACATTACGACTGGTTAACACACACAATATAATCCTTACCGTTTAGGGATTCTGGGTTCTTGAGCCCGCATGCATGTAATAACTCaaaaatcaataatatcattCTTAATTACTTTTTTGTGTGTTTCTTGAACGAGTTTGATAATTTCTTGTATTTTGCAAATTTCAGAAGAAAGAAGATGGCAGGTTTATCGGCATGTCTAGTGGGAAGTGGATTATCTATACGTGATTCAAAAACAGCTTTGAGCCATGATATTTATGGCAGACATCCTATCCAATCACCTCGCCTCCCATCCCTGAATGGTAAAGCCTTGGCTGTCAGAGCAACTATGAATGAAAAGCCAAATGAAGGAAGAAGGGGCTTTCTGAAGTTGTTGCTTGGCAGTGCTGGACTTGTTGCTCCGGCATTACTCAGCAATCGGATAGCTAGGGCTGATGATCAAGGTGTTTCCAACTCAAGGATGTCCTATTCTAGATTTTTGGAGTATCTCGATAAGGGTAGAGTGACGAAAGTTGATTTGTTTGAAAACGGAACTATTGCCATTGTTGAGGCTATCTCCCCAGAGTTGGGTAACCGAGTGCAGAGAGTGCGAGTGCAACTCCCTGGGCTTAGCCAGGAGCTCCTTCAGAAGTTAAGGGAGAAAAACATAGACTTTGCCGCCCATAATGCTCAAGAGGACTCTGGTTCGCTTTTATCTAACTTGATCGGAAATTTGGCCTTCCCTTTAATTTTGATTGGTGGTCTTTTCCTTCTCTCGAGACGATCTGGTGGAGGAATGGGTGGGCCTGGCGGACCTGGTTTCCCTCTTACTTTTGGTCAATCAAAGGCTAAGTTTCAAATGGAACCCAATACAGGGGTAACTTTTGATGATGTCGCTGGGGTAGACGAAGCAAAGCAAGATTTTATGGAGGTGGTGGAGTTCCTTAAGAAGCCCGAAAGATTTACTGCTGTGGGTGCTCGTATTCCAAAGGGAGTTCTTCTTATTGGTCCTCCTGGTACTGGAAAGACCTTGCTGGCCAAGGCTATCGCTGGTGAAGCGGGTGTCCCATTTTTCTCCATATCAGGTTCTGAATTTGTTGAGATGTTTGTTGGTGTTGGAGCCTCACGAGTCCGCGATCTTTTCAAGAAGGCCAAGGAAAATGCCCCATGCATAGTATTTGTTGATGAAATTGATGCTGTTGGACGTCAAAGAGGAACTGGTATTGGTGGAGGAAATGATGAAAGGGAACAGACATTGAACCAGCTATTAACTGAAATGGATGGTTTCGAAGGGAATACTGGTATAATTGTAATTGCAGCAACTAATCGTGCGGATATCCTTGACTCTGCCTTGTTGAGACCAGGAAGGTTTGATAGACAGGTACAGTATATATAGCACATGTCTTGTTTCTAATTTAATATTCAGATTACAAATATGCACAGTTTAAATTATGTGCAGGTAACTGTTGATGTCCCAGATGTTCGTGGAAGAACAGAGATCCTGAAGGTTCATGCTAGCAATAAAAAGTTTGATCCAGATGTATCACTTGAGGTTGTAGCCATGAGGACACCTGGTTTTAGTGGAGCAGATCTTGCTAATCTCTTAAATGAGGCTGCTATTCTTGCTGGACGGCGTGGAAGGACAGGAATCTCATCTAAAGAAATTGATGATTCAATTGATAGGATAGTTGCTGGAATGGAAGGGACTATCATGACAGATGGGAAGAGCAAAAGTCTCGTGGCATACCATGAAGTAGGCCATGCCATCTGTGGGTAAGTGcagatatataaaaataaatatatagcaAACATTATTCCTAtttgcttttaaaattagttgtAACATTGGAAGTTCTGTTGTGTTTGATTTTCTGATACTTGTACAATTGGAATTTGGATCTAGATCATTTTGATGCTGTATATTTTTACCTTCTACTCTATATGATCTTAAAAACTTAAACTATTTATGGATTTCTTCCATGAGAAAGGTTCTATAATTTGGCTTCTTCAGTTAAAATTGGTGACTTGCTATAAATCATACAAAACTGGTTCTAGATTTGTTCCTGTTCAGGCCCCTTCATTGTGTGGCACGGAATACTCTTGAACATTTTCAAGTGAAAATTAACCGATCATGAGCAATTTTTTTAATCCTCACAATCGTGTTTGCTCCTTTTGGATATGCCACCTCTAACTGTAACATTTTGTTGGTTGTGTTGTTATGCAGAACTCTAACTCCAGGGCATGATGCAGTTCAGAAGGTCACCTTAGTACCACGTGGCCAAGCACGTGGTTTGACGTGGTTCATTCCTTCTGATGATCCAACCTTGATTTCTAAGCAGCAACTTTTTGCCAGAATTGTTGGTGGGCTTGGTGGAAGAGCTGCTGAGGAGATTATTTTTGGTGAGCCCGAGGTCACAACTGGTGCAGCTGGTGATTTGCAGCAGATTACAGGATTGGCTAAGCAAGTGAGTACCTTTTTGGCCTTCCATTTTTTAGCAAGGACACATTTACCATTTTCTTGTTTCCACTACTTTGTTcggcttaaaatatttgagctaATAAGCcattatatacacacacacacacatatatatcctTTAATACATCAGAAAACTctttatcttaaaattatttcttTTGTGGAGGAAAGTTTGGTATATATAACCTTTAATACATCAGAAAAATCTTgatcttaaaattatttcttTTGTTGAGGAAAGTTTGGTATATATAAAACCTTTAATACATCAGAAAAATCTTcatcttaaaattatttcttTTGTTGAGGAAAGTTTGGCATCTGTTTACTTAATTGTTACTCTCTTGTAGATGGTTGTTACTTTCGGTATGTCTGAAATAGGTCCATGGTCGCTCATGGACACATCGGCTCAAAGTGCTGATGTAATCATGAGAATGATGGCAAGGAATTCTATGTCTGAAAAGCTGGCAGAAGACATTGATGCGGCAGTGAAGAGGATCACAGAGAAGGCATATGAGATTGCTTTGAGCCATATCCGAAACAACCGTGAAGCGATTGATAAAATCGTGGAAGTTCTTATTGAAAAAGAGACCATGACCGGAGATGAGTTCAGGGCAATGTTATCAGAGTTCACTGAAATCCCGGTTGAAAATAGAGTTACTCCTAAGCCAGCTGCAGTAACTGTATGATACCATGTACACTAGAATACAATCGAACTCGACTGCACAGCACTAGTATGTTTATATATCAATGCTTTTGTATCCTTTGTACCAATTCCCAGACCCACTGGCGTTATAGAAGTGAAATTGGAAATATTTGGCTTTTCTATTTTATGTGAGCAGTGTCATCAATGCAGAGAAAAGTCCTGCATATAAGATAATTTCTTTTTACTTCTTTGTTCCCCAGTGAGTGCTTGAGTCTGTCTTAAGACGAGTGGCTACTGGTTGGAAATTGCTAGAAAGGGAGTTTCTTCTCCGATGCCTGCTTTACACATTCTCAGGAAGACATGTACGGAAGTTAATGACATCAAATTAATATAAAACATCGTTTTATATAGAATACACGCGACCGCCGGGGAGCTAGGCTGACCATGGAGGATGAGTGGTGGAAGGCGGCGACATCGGTGGCTAGGGTTTCTGAGGATGTCATAGTAAAAGAAAACTCAAATTTTAGAACACAGATGAATTATGACAGTTTGATCTGTCATTATTTTTTAGAACGATTTGCAACGAAGGTATTactcatattttaatataaagaaGATAATCAGACAAAATATAATAGAAACACACAATACATGCATACAAACATTAATGTAAATGAAAGATTCAATTGTTGGTTGGTTATAAATGTTTTTAGAACCAAaccattttctgaaaattttaaaatatagaaCTCTTTCTTTTCTAATCATATGTAGCAGATTTTCTTTAACACTTGAGTTCGAATTTAGGTTTCTTCTTTGAGATTTGATGTAAATATACCATAAGTGAGGTGCCATTGTTCATTTtcaaatctcataaaattatttagaataagataaaaacttgtgtgagacggtctcacagatcatattttgtgagacatatcttttTATTGTCAATATCGGTAAGGTCGACacatctcacaaataaagattcgagaGATCgtatcacatgagacctactcttgaaATAAATGTTAGATACACTAAGAATTTCAAAATCTATTATTTCTTTTACATCCGACATATGTACCAATGTATCCACTGATCACAGGAACATAGGCTGTGGCTCATTCACTAAAAAATATGTATTCAAAATGCAATTTTTTTCTAAAGAACATGGATTCCTTTAAAAAGCCATGGCAACAGGAAGGCGAGAACCAGGCATATAGCCAAGAATCTGCATAAATATTGCTTGCAGCGTCGCGAGCTCGCCTGATCAGAATCGTCGAGGGCGGCAGCAACGAGTCTCATTTCGTTCCATTCCATCAAGAATATTGAGGCGTCCTCCGCACTCTTGTTATCCACGTTTTCAGCCATTGTCCCACAGATTTCGCACCGTCTGCAAGAGTACTTAAAACATTACTCCGGAAAAATACTCATTCATCTACACAAAATCGCCTCTTCCCTGAATTTATTAGTCTCCTTAGTAAAACTTCAAAATATTCATAAACCTTAAATGATAAATTGCACACCAAAATAACTAGTGAATTAAACATCCAATGCGatgtaaaaatatatttttgccTAAACTATAGTATGAAATTAAGATCATGTAAAAGTTAAAGAGTGTAACAAGtcaaatattttctaaaatagTTGCTGGAAAATTAATGATgcaacaaaaataaatttgtaCCTATCACCCTTCCGCCAAAACCAGGCCTCAGCACATTGCTGGTGCGACCACCCGAGCTCGCCTTTGCACTCGCAACCAAGTTCGATGAGTTCCGATGAAGATTCATCGCCAAAATGACATATTCTACAAATCCTCTCTGCCTTTGTACTTTCACTGTTTTTCGAGACACCGTTAATTACATCACCTTTTATATCAATGGAACAGTCACGATCCAGATTTTTTCCAGCTTTCGAATCACCAGAAACACGCTCATCGGACGAATCTTTAGCACATAAAATCTTGTTCTGCTGAGTTTCTTGATTTGCATTTGATCTAGTCCTGTGTATTTCTTCTTCGGCCTCCATTTTCTTTACGACTGATCACGAATTCATCATAATACAAAAAACCCATTTGTTTTTATCAAGTTAAAAAAGCACCCAAGAAAGATCGATCAAATCGAAAGGGATGTAAAAAGGGTCAAACCTTGAACAATTTGCAAACTTGACGATCGATTTGGAATTATATGTTGGGCTATAAGTTTTTAAATCAACAGAGGGATAATATGCTAAAAAAAGTTGTATCTTTTTTCATTTGTTATTATTTATAAgatataattaaaaacaaatcaataaacTAATTAAAGAACCAAtaagtaatttaatttaaattaaccataaataatataaatttggaATCTTTACTTTTTTTCATGTCAAAGGATCACGTAGCTCGAGATTATTATTTAGGTAGCAAAGGTTGACCAAATGTTCTGCACTCGGTGGATATGTCATCCGAGGTGGGTTGCGTGGGTCATCTGGACCAGATGACAACACCTCATACATGCGATTAACGTGCCAGAAAATTAGTAGATATtagttttaaattaattaattaagatgGTAATGTCACGGTTTAATCTATCTGACGTGCAGCACTACTTACGAGGTTAAGATCTTgacatatataaaaaaaaaactagtccCGTATTGCTTGCATGAATATGATCGAATTTTTCGTAATGTCACCAATTGTTTTCTTGaaatatattattgatttttGTTTAGTTAGTCTTTCATTTAGATAGTTGAGAAACTAAATtagatcaattttttttttaaaaaaaaattgattgacTAAAATTATTCTCCAAAATTTTCCCTTGAACGGGAAATGGATTTACCGAACTAGGCTAAATATAGAGGAATGTTGTCAAGCACCAAATAGCAaaataacaataacaataataataatatttcccTTTTGTTCTATAATTATTGAGGAAATTCAGCCGacataaattattacattaattAATGGCTGAAGATAACCATGAAATATATACATGGACTAGGACTACAAGCTTAATTATCCAAGTAACTAAATACTATGCCCCGACAAAAACTATAGACCTATTAAGAGGATAAGAATGGATTTTAAAATGCGGACAAACTAATTTGATTTCTAATAATTCGAGTAGGGATAGTCAAAAAGTCGTCAGGTCatgcatacatatatacatacataaatatatatacgtgtgtgtatatatatatatatatatatatatatatatacgatctaacagatcgtattttgtaaaacagatctcttatttgagttatctatgaaaaaatatttattttaaacttGTGTAAATAGTAATACTAAGAATGGATAGTTTGAAAAGATAAAAGCAGATAACGTTTAATTTCTACATTTTTTTAGCGAAACACACGTGATAATATTTCAAGAAATAAAAGATTATATAAGAGAAAATATTGTTTGGTGATCGAGATATAtagatatattaaaaaaatagctGTTTTGAAAGGATACGTCGTTCTATgaataatatgcattaaatgtaGTTTgaagaatgaaaaaaaaaaatcaaagctcaaaactaaaatttatttatataatataacatatTAAATTAAAGCTACGTTGACTTTGACAAAGTTGTATAATTAATTTTGAGTGAattttatgtgagaccgtcttacaggtcataatttgtgagacgggccaaccctacccatattcacaacaaaaattaatactcttagcataaaaagtactactttttcatgggtgacccaaataagagatacgtctcacaaatacgacccgtgagatcgtctcacacaagtttttgccattaatTTTACCCTGGATTTTGGTAATCGGACAAGCTTTTTCGTCCCTTAATTAATTCGACTGGTGAAGCTCCAAATGTCTCAGGAGTCAAGTTATGAAAGGTTAATTTTCGTTATAAAATACACCGTCATTTATACGGATTTATGCATTCATCATTCCGTATTTATTGTATTTTACATTTACGTACAAAATTTTAATAAGCTGATATGTATTTATTGTATTTGACACTCACGTGCAAAAttataagacaaaaacttgtgtgaaatggTCTCACgtatcatattttgtgagacggatctcttatttgggtcaataatgaaaattattactttttatattaaaaatattattttttattgtgaatatcagtaagtTTGACTCATCTAACAgataagattcgtgagaccgtctaacaaaAGATCTACTCAAATTTTAATAAACAaacgattaattaaatataaaagataTGAATAAAAATTATACTAAGAAATCACAAGCTTTAAATACTCTTGcatcataaaatcaatccttaaTGTACCTCACATGTTTTCGGGACCATCAATAATTCATATGGCATCGAGGGCAAACAGTGATTTCCTTGTATTCTTATGTTGAAGTTGGAATACACCTCACTGTAATGGCATTGCAGTTCCATTCCATCCGTCGGGAAAATTACAAATTTCATGTAAAATATCTCACCCTTTTTTGCGGAGCAATTATTGGGTGTGCGGAAAGAAATGTTGTCATAATTTTGCAATGGCAAGACAAAGACTAGACCTTAAACAATACAAAAGACGAGACAAAAATACATAACAATCACATATCTGGATTGTTCACGAGATTTATGAAAAACTATGGTCGGGACAACCGATATGACTGGCAGTAATGTCCTACAGATTAAGTTGCCGGATCTATTGAATAAACATGCTTATCACATTAAGCAGAATCTTACTGCTCGTCGTTTTATCAAATGTTATAGTTTGTCTTTTAAAGAGATTATTAtatacataataaaaacacaaggTAGCTGATAAATATCCCATCATCAAATTTCCTCCTCTTTGAACAAATGGCAAACAACACCAACCAGAAAGATCACTTGGAGAGGATAGCTCGTCAATCCCGCCATGAGATCCAAACCTCTTCCGTGCTTATAATAGCAATCCCAGTCATCATTACAATCTTGATACTTGCAATAATTGTACTGGTAACCTTGCTCCGTCGGCTTCGGCTTTCTAGTGGAAACAATGACACCAACAGTTGTGATCGTGTGATCGATGACTCGAACAAGTGCGAGTTCATTGCTCATAGCACCATAAACATCAGTTCTAGTCCAGGTGACCAACTAACACATGCAACATTCATGAAGTTGTAATAATCCTTGTGATTTTGACTATTGAATTGGATGTCCGAGTTTTGATTATGTGATATGACAGAGGAGAACGGTGGATGCCTGCATGGAATTAGCAAGGTGGGGCAGCTGGGCAAAGCGAGAGGGGTTCAAGTAATTACTCTGAAAGAAGCTGAAATGGCCACGGACAAATTTAGTGAAGCCAACTTGATAAGATCAGGTGGTGCTTACAAAGGGGTTCTCGGAGATGGAACCGTGGTGGCCGTCGAGATCTACGGCCGACAAGGGAGGCAATGGGAACGCTCTTTTCGGTCACAGGTTGGTTGGTTAACGTGTATTCAGTACTCATCAGTCTCTAGTTCTGAATAATGTTTTCATCTACATTTGCGTAGAATATTTAGTACTCCTTtgacaaataaatatttatcacTATCTAGCTAGCTAGCATCGAGATATCACAAGACCTTAACTTTTCACGAAACTAATTTTAGATCAATTTGGACATAGATTTT
Encoded here:
- the LOC140836607 gene encoding ATP-dependent zinc metalloprotease FTSH 2, chloroplastic, encoding MAGLSACLVGSGLSIRDSKTALSHDIYGRHPIQSPRLPSLNGKALAVRATMNEKPNEGRRGFLKLLLGSAGLVAPALLSNRIARADDQGVSNSRMSYSRFLEYLDKGRVTKVDLFENGTIAIVEAISPELGNRVQRVRVQLPGLSQELLQKLREKNIDFAAHNAQEDSGSLLSNLIGNLAFPLILIGGLFLLSRRSGGGMGGPGGPGFPLTFGQSKAKFQMEPNTGVTFDDVAGVDEAKQDFMEVVEFLKKPERFTAVGARIPKGVLLIGPPGTGKTLLAKAIAGEAGVPFFSISGSEFVEMFVGVGASRVRDLFKKAKENAPCIVFVDEIDAVGRQRGTGIGGGNDEREQTLNQLLTEMDGFEGNTGIIVIAATNRADILDSALLRPGRFDRQVTVDVPDVRGRTEILKVHASNKKFDPDVSLEVVAMRTPGFSGADLANLLNEAAILAGRRGRTGISSKEIDDSIDRIVAGMEGTIMTDGKSKSLVAYHEVGHAICGTLTPGHDAVQKVTLVPRGQARGLTWFIPSDDPTLISKQQLFARIVGGLGGRAAEEIIFGEPEVTTGAAGDLQQITGLAKQMVVTFGMSEIGPWSLMDTSAQSADVIMRMMARNSMSEKLAEDIDAAVKRITEKAYEIALSHIRNNREAIDKIVEVLIEKETMTGDEFRAMLSEFTEIPVENRVTPKPAAVTV
- the LOC140835981 gene encoding uncharacterized protein — its product is MEAEEEIHRTRSNANQETQQNKILCAKDSSDERVSGDSKAGKNLDRDCSIDIKGDVINGVSKNSESTKAERICRICHFGDESSSELIELGCECKGELGWSHQQCAEAWFWRKGDRRCEICGTMAENVDNKSAEDASIFLMEWNEMRLVAAALDDSDQASSRRCKQYLCRFLAICLVLAFLLPWLFKGIHVL